The Argopecten irradians isolate NY chromosome 16, Ai_NY, whole genome shotgun sequence genome window below encodes:
- the LOC138310690 gene encoding uncharacterized protein — translation MRLYLQQVVLQMINIDVFGVVFYFFFLTFIANLFIQMPGKRVQYDREDMMKAVDAVTSKTMSLRKAAQHFSIPKSTLSDRVNERYGSDPRLGRPPALPDAIEDKIVNTVKAAAKQGMGISRRQLLARTGDLCRKYKVTPFKNVTPSNQWWEGIKKRHPELSIRRPEKLSSSRARMLNPTVVEQYMTSLGDLITSLNLQEKPECIWNCDETGRSFEHTPVRVIAEKKSKNVVGRTSNNRTNVSIMACVNAAGKTMSPMFVVKGKTNVSIHGFDTSAAPVGTKWAVQENGWMTDKIGEQWFRDIFLAECGEERPQLLVLDGHSSHESLAILELARENNISILCLPPHTTHILQPLDRSVFGPFSNAYNTACSDYMAQNPLNSVSKWNFPGLVKCAWDSSFTVKNIQNGFRVCGIFPFNPNAISKESYAPSKPTDRPVSSCTQSSIDVSAAPCFAPKLMENPSSSDISSIKIPSASLLTVPSPVVDPHTPSHTPSPSSTIVSSVSLEIHPLDASPISASVAEVSLGSDFSHPSVSPLLSPPEIEHPELLLNLLSTDQLEVNVEPADHSIWNSEIEKLFLPPKPSPERAESSLKKRNTSHRLLTSDEVVEQKREIQVKKEKKEELKKERALKKLSKTNSK, via the coding sequence atgagaCTATATTTACAACAAGTTGTACTgcaaatgataaatatagacgtttttggtgttgttttttattttttttttttaacttttattgcTAATTTATTCATCCAGATGCCAGGGAAGAGGGTCCAGTACGACAGAGAAGACATGATGAAGGCCGTTGACGCTGTGACTTCGAAAACGATGTCTTTAAGAAAAGCGGCACAACACTTTTCCATCCCTAAATCAACTTTGTCTGATAGGGTAAATGAGCGTTATGGCTCTGATCCACGCCTCGGCCGTCCGCCCGCGCTTCCCGACGCTATAGAAGATAAAATAGTAAATACAGTCAAGGCTGCAGCGAAACAGGGAATGGGCATTTCCAGGCGACAACTTCTGGCAAGAACGGGAGATCTCTGTAGAAAATACAAAGTCACTCCTTTCAAAAACGTGACTCCGTCAAATCAGTGGTGGGAGGGTATCAAAAAACGGCACCCTGAGTTATCCATTCGCAGGCCAGAAAAACTATCATCATCTAGAGCACGCATGTTAAACCCCACAGTTGTGGAGCAGTATATGACCAGTTTGGGTGATCTGATCACGTCTCTCAATTTGCAAGAGAAACCAGAATGTATCTGGAATTGTGACGAGACTGGCCGGAGCTTTGAACATACCCCCGTTCGCGTAATcgctgaaaaaaaatcaaaaaatgtTGTTGGCAGAACAAGCAACAATCGCACCAATGTGTCGATTATGGCATGCGTGAATGCTGCGGGGAAAACCATGTCCCCAATGTTTGTAGTTAAGGGGAAGACTAATGTCTCCATTCATGGATTTGATACGTCCGCTGCTCCAGTTGGGACAAAATGGGCCGTTCAGGAGAACGGCTGGATGACTGACAAAATTGGTGAGCAGTGGTTTCGAGACATATTTTTAGCAGAGTGTGGTGAGGAGAGGCCTCAGCTGCTAGTTTTAGATGGCCACTCATCACACGAGTCCCTTGCTATTTTAGAATTAGCAAGGGAAAacaatatctcaattttatgtCTCCCTCCCCACACAACTCATATTTTGCAACCGCTTGACCGGTCCGTTTTTGGCCCATTCAGTAATGCATATAACACCGCATGTTCTGATTATATGGCTCAAAACCCACTCAATTCTGTCTCAAAATGGAATTTTCCGGGCCTCGTGAAGTGTGCGTGGGATTCGTCATTTACTGTCAAAAACATACAGAATGGGTTTAGGGTATGCGGAATTTTCCCGTTCAACCCTAATGCCATCTCTAAAGAGTCCTACGCCCCATCAAAACCAACGGATCGCCCAGTATCCTCATGTACGCAGTCCTCCATCGATGTCTCTGCTGCCCCTTGTTTTGCACCAAAACTCATGGAAAATCCATCTTCCAGCGACATCTCTTCTATCAAAATTCCTTCCGCATCACTTCTGACAGTTCCATCTCCTGTCGTCGATCCTCATACACCCTCACATACACCGAGTCCATCGTCTACTATCGTCTCTTCCGTGTCTTTGGAAATTCATCCTCTTGATGCTTCTCCAATTTCCGCATCTGTAGCAGAAGTTTCTCTAGGTTCTGATTTTTCACATCCTTCGGTTTCTCCTCTACTATCTCCACCCGAGATTGAGCACCCGGAACTACTGCTCAATTTGTTGAGTACCGACCAACTTGAAGTGAATGTTGAACCCGCAGACCACAGTATATGGAATTCCGAAATTGAAAAACTGTTTTTGCCTCCCAAACCATCCCCAGAGCGTGCAGAGTCCTCGCTGAAAAAAAGAAACACCTCACACAGATTACTTACGAGTGACGAAGTAGTTGAACAAAAACGCGAGATCCAAgtcaaaaaggaaaaaaaggaAGAACTGAAAAAAGAGAGAGCTCTCAAGAAACTGTCTAAAACTAATTCTAAATGA
- the LOC138310414 gene encoding glycerol-3-phosphate dehydrogenase, mitochondrial-like isoform X2, which translates to MEKLRILARKVGKTGVILAGGATATYVVYSGVKALQNAFDTDEGKLADGVPQNYAWAPLPSRAQLIESLKTDEFDVLVIGGGATGTGVAVDAVSRGLKTAMVEKYDFGSGTSSRSTKLIHGGVRYLEKAVFSLSYQQYCMVEEALAERANLINIAPHLAYPFPIMLPLYKRWQIPYFWAGIKAYDWVAGKQKLKSSYFLGRKKALEIFPMLKKDKLRGALVYYDGQHDDARMNISLAITAVRLGGSVMNYVEVLEILKTPDSEGKEVVSGAKVRDRMTGEEWNVKAKCVINATGPYTDRIRTMANPEVKKICQPSQGVHVVLPDYYSPTSMGLLDPATSDGRIIFFLPWQNVTIAGTTDEACEVTDFPSPTEKEIQFILNEIRHYLDPDVEIRRGDVLSAWCGIRPLVCDPNKADTQSIARNHIIEVTPDNLITIAGGKWTTYRHMAEETVDRAVEVCNLKPKTKCRTKGLLLDGAHGYTPTFFIRLVQDFGLENDVAQHLASTYGDKAFKVAKLASLTGKRWPVVGKRLHEEFPYIEAEVRYAVKEYACRAIDVLARRTRLTFCNVHAAEEALPRIVEIMAEELKWNKKKQKEEIDHAKTFLRREMGLDLGTGAKNVPINFTKDEINLYVNRFKTLDSDHKGYITVNDLRKYFKKIGERVSEDQLHDILNEVDLNKNAQVDLGEFLQLMSALKSGNVANSRFAQVTQMMQERDKISVERSGGGV; encoded by the exons ATGGAGAAACTACGCATACTAGCAAGAAAAGTTGGCAAGACTGGTGTAATTTTGGCAGGAGGCGCTACAGCAACCTATGTGGTATACTCAGGCGTAAAGGCA TTACAGAATGCATTTGACACAGATGAGGGTAAACTTGCAGACGGTGTCCCGCAGAATTATGCTTGGGCACCATTACCTTCGCGAGCTCAGCTAATTGAGTCGCTCAAAACAGACGAGTTTGATGTGTTAGTGATAGGAGGCGGAGCTACAGGAACTGGTGTAGCTGTGGACGCGGTCAGCAGAG GTTTGAAGACAGCTATGGTGGAGAAGTATGATTTCGGCTCTGGGACCAGCAGCAGATCAACAAAGCTAATCCATGGAGGTGTTCGTTACCTGGAAAAGGCCGTCTTCAGTCTCTCATACCAACAg tATTGTATGGTTGAGGAAGCTTTAGCAGAGCGAGCTAACTTAATAAACATCGCCCCACATCTAGCGTATCCATTCCCAATCATGCTGCCATTATACAA ACGCTGGCAAATTCCCTATTTCTGGGCCGGGATAAAAGCTTACGACTGGGTGGCTGGGAAGCAGAAACTGAAATCCAGTTATTTTCTAGGAAGGAAGAAAGCGCTGGAGATATTTCCTATGTTAAAAAAAGACAAACTACGTGGAGCTTTAGTTTACTATGATG GTCAGCATGATGACGCCAGGATGAACATAAGTCTGGCTATCACTGCTGTCAGGCTCGGAGGCAGCGTGATGAATTATGTCGAGGTGCTAGAAATTCTAAAGACGCCGGACAGTGAGGGGAAGGAAGTGGTCAGTGGGGCTAAAGTACGGGACAGAATGACCG gTGAAGAATGGAATGTTAAAGCTAAGTGTGTAATCAACGCCACAGGACCCTACACAGACCGTATCCGTACGATGGCCAACCCAGAGGTGAAGAAGATCTGCCAGCCTAGCCAAGGTGTTCATGTTGTACTGCCAGACTATTATAG TCCTACCTCTATGGGTTTACTTGACCCTGCTACAAGCGATGGCAGAATCATTTTCTTCCTTCCCTGGCAAAACGTTACCATAGCAG GAACAACAGATGAAGCCTGTGAGGTGACAGATTTTCCATCTCCCACGGAAAAAGAGATACAGTTTATTCTCAATGAAATCCGCCATTACCTGGACCCTGATGTAGAAA TTCGGCGAGGCGACGTATTGTCAGCTTGGTGCGGTATTCGACCCCTAGTGTGTGATCCTAACAAGGCTGACACACAGTCTATAGCCAGGAACCACATCATAGAAGTCACTCCCGACAATCTCATCACTATAGCAG GAGGAAAGTGGACGACGTATCGCCACATGGCCGAAGAAACAGTAGACCGAGCTGTGGAAGTGTGCAATCTAAAGCCAAAAACAAAGTGTCGTACAAAGGGCTTACTACTCGACGGGGCACATGGCTACACACCCACCTTCTTTATCAGACTTGTCCAGGATTTCGGTCTCGAGAACGAT GTAGCCCAGCATCTAGCCAGTACTTACGGTGATAAAGCGTTCAAAGTGGCCAAACTGGCCTCTCTGACCGGCAAACGATGGCCAGTCGTTGGCAAACGTTTACACGAGGAATTCCCATACATTGAGGCTGAG GTACGGTACGCAGTGAAGGAGTACGCTTGCCGAGCCATCGACGTCCTCGCACGTCGTACTCGTCTTACCTTCTGTAATGTCCATGCGGCGGAGGAAGCCTTGCCAAGAATTGTTGAGATTATGGCAGAGGAATTGAAGTGGAACAAGAAAAAACAGAAG GAAGAAATAGACCACGCTAAGACCTTTCTAAGAAGAGAGATGGGTCTGGACCTGGGAACAGGGGCTAAGAATGTGCCTATTAACTTCACCAAGGATGAAATCAACCTATATGTGAACCGTTTCAAGACCTTGGACAGTGACCATAAAGGCTACATAACTGTCAACGACCTTCGTAAATACTTCAAG AAAATCGGAGAAAGAGTATCGGAGGACCAACTCCACGACATTCTCAATGAAGTAGACTTAAACAAAAATGCTCAAGTAGATCTCGGTGAATTTTTACAG
- the LOC138310414 gene encoding glycerol-3-phosphate dehydrogenase, mitochondrial-like isoform X3: MEKLRILARKVGKTGVILAGGATATYVVYSGVKALQNAFDTDEGKLADGVPQNYAWAPLPSRAQLIESLKTDEFDVLVIGGGATGTGVAVDAVSRGLKTAMVEKYDFGSGTSSRSTKLIHGGVRYLEKAVFSLSYQQYCMVEEALAERANLINIAPHLAYPFPIMLPLYKRWQIPYFWAGIKAYDWVAGKQKLKSSYFLGRKKALEIFPMLKKDKLRGALVYYDGQHDDARMNISLAITAVRLGGSVMNYVEVLEILKTPDSEGKEVVSGAKVRDRMTGEEWNVKAKCVINATGPYTDRIRTMANPEVKKICQPSQGVHVVLPDYYSPTSMGLLDPATSDGRIIFFLPWQNVTIAGTTDEACEVTDFPSPTEKEIQFILNEIRHYLDPDVEIRRGDVLSAWCGIRPLVCDPNKADTQSIARNHIIEVTPDNLITIAGGKWTTYRHMAEETVDRAVEVCNLKPKTKCRTKGLLLDGAHGYTPTFFIRLVQDFGLENDVAQHLASTYGDKAFKVAKLASLTGKRWPVVGKRLHEEFPYIEAEVRYAVKEYACRAIDVLARRTRLTFCNVHAAEEALPRIVEIMAEELKWNKKKQKEEIDHAKTFLRREMGLDLGTGAKNVPINFTKDEINLYVNRFKTLDSDHKGYITVNDLRKYFKKIGERVSEDQLHDILNEVDLNKNAQVDLGEFLQLLSAVQAHKKDGRGIQTSKLTQIASILDPDD, encoded by the exons ATGGAGAAACTACGCATACTAGCAAGAAAAGTTGGCAAGACTGGTGTAATTTTGGCAGGAGGCGCTACAGCAACCTATGTGGTATACTCAGGCGTAAAGGCA TTACAGAATGCATTTGACACAGATGAGGGTAAACTTGCAGACGGTGTCCCGCAGAATTATGCTTGGGCACCATTACCTTCGCGAGCTCAGCTAATTGAGTCGCTCAAAACAGACGAGTTTGATGTGTTAGTGATAGGAGGCGGAGCTACAGGAACTGGTGTAGCTGTGGACGCGGTCAGCAGAG GTTTGAAGACAGCTATGGTGGAGAAGTATGATTTCGGCTCTGGGACCAGCAGCAGATCAACAAAGCTAATCCATGGAGGTGTTCGTTACCTGGAAAAGGCCGTCTTCAGTCTCTCATACCAACAg tATTGTATGGTTGAGGAAGCTTTAGCAGAGCGAGCTAACTTAATAAACATCGCCCCACATCTAGCGTATCCATTCCCAATCATGCTGCCATTATACAA ACGCTGGCAAATTCCCTATTTCTGGGCCGGGATAAAAGCTTACGACTGGGTGGCTGGGAAGCAGAAACTGAAATCCAGTTATTTTCTAGGAAGGAAGAAAGCGCTGGAGATATTTCCTATGTTAAAAAAAGACAAACTACGTGGAGCTTTAGTTTACTATGATG GTCAGCATGATGACGCCAGGATGAACATAAGTCTGGCTATCACTGCTGTCAGGCTCGGAGGCAGCGTGATGAATTATGTCGAGGTGCTAGAAATTCTAAAGACGCCGGACAGTGAGGGGAAGGAAGTGGTCAGTGGGGCTAAAGTACGGGACAGAATGACCG gTGAAGAATGGAATGTTAAAGCTAAGTGTGTAATCAACGCCACAGGACCCTACACAGACCGTATCCGTACGATGGCCAACCCAGAGGTGAAGAAGATCTGCCAGCCTAGCCAAGGTGTTCATGTTGTACTGCCAGACTATTATAG TCCTACCTCTATGGGTTTACTTGACCCTGCTACAAGCGATGGCAGAATCATTTTCTTCCTTCCCTGGCAAAACGTTACCATAGCAG GAACAACAGATGAAGCCTGTGAGGTGACAGATTTTCCATCTCCCACGGAAAAAGAGATACAGTTTATTCTCAATGAAATCCGCCATTACCTGGACCCTGATGTAGAAA TTCGGCGAGGCGACGTATTGTCAGCTTGGTGCGGTATTCGACCCCTAGTGTGTGATCCTAACAAGGCTGACACACAGTCTATAGCCAGGAACCACATCATAGAAGTCACTCCCGACAATCTCATCACTATAGCAG GAGGAAAGTGGACGACGTATCGCCACATGGCCGAAGAAACAGTAGACCGAGCTGTGGAAGTGTGCAATCTAAAGCCAAAAACAAAGTGTCGTACAAAGGGCTTACTACTCGACGGGGCACATGGCTACACACCCACCTTCTTTATCAGACTTGTCCAGGATTTCGGTCTCGAGAACGAT GTAGCCCAGCATCTAGCCAGTACTTACGGTGATAAAGCGTTCAAAGTGGCCAAACTGGCCTCTCTGACCGGCAAACGATGGCCAGTCGTTGGCAAACGTTTACACGAGGAATTCCCATACATTGAGGCTGAG GTACGGTACGCAGTGAAGGAGTACGCTTGCCGAGCCATCGACGTCCTCGCACGTCGTACTCGTCTTACCTTCTGTAATGTCCATGCGGCGGAGGAAGCCTTGCCAAGAATTGTTGAGATTATGGCAGAGGAATTGAAGTGGAACAAGAAAAAACAGAAG GAAGAAATAGACCACGCTAAGACCTTTCTAAGAAGAGAGATGGGTCTGGACCTGGGAACAGGGGCTAAGAATGTGCCTATTAACTTCACCAAGGATGAAATCAACCTATATGTGAACCGTTTCAAGACCTTGGACAGTGACCATAAAGGCTACATAACTGTCAACGACCTTCGTAAATACTTCAAG AAAATCGGAGAAAGAGTATCGGAGGACCAACTCCACGACATTCTCAATGAAGTAGACTTAAACAAAAATGCTCAAGTAGATCTCGGTGAATTTTTACAG CTACTTAGTGCAGTTCAGGCCCATAAAAAGGATGGCAGAGGAATTCAGACTTCTAAGTTAACTCAAATTGCGTCAATCCTGGACCCTGACGA
- the LOC138310920 gene encoding ly6/PLAUR domain-containing protein 2-like isoform X2, which translates to MWNTTILMVLIATFFKVTMSIRCYTCDNEQSNTMCVGEHTMVECGTDMDTCQTIIDFSATETMSIIKTCTKNSSCFLQRLEHDDIPCDTNNKRWMCINCCHSDGCNINKASDFRSVNDILSLTAASVSVSWLCILYGR; encoded by the exons ATGTGGAATACTACAATCTTAATGGTGCTTATAGCAACGTTCTTCAAAG TGACGATGTCTATCCGCTGCTATACTTGTGATAATGAACAGTCCAACACGATGTGTGTCGGGGAACACACGATGGTAGAATGTGGCACCGACATGGACACTTGTCAGACAATCATTGATTTCTCAG CCACGGAAACCATGTCCATCATTAAAACGTGTACAAAGAATTCCTCGTGCTTCCTCCAGAGATTGGAACACGACGATATCCCATGTGATACGAACAACAAACGCTGGATGTGCATCAATTGTTGTCATAGCGACGGCTGCAACATCAACAAAGCTTCAGATTTCCGGTCCGTGAACGATATTTTAAGTTTAACGGCCGCTTCTGTCAGCGTTTCGTGGCTTTGTATTTTATACGGGAGATGA
- the LOC138310414 gene encoding glycerol-3-phosphate dehydrogenase, mitochondrial-like isoform X1 codes for MEKLRILARKVGKTGVILAGGATATYVVYSGVKALQNAFDTDEGKLADGVPQNYAWAPLPSRAQLIESLKTDEFDVLVIGGGATGTGVAVDAVSRGLKTAMVEKYDFGSGTSSRSTKLIHGGVRYLEKAVFSLSYQQYCMVEEALAERANLINIAPHLAYPFPIMLPLYKRWQIPYFWAGIKAYDWVAGKQKLKSSYFLGRKKALEIFPMLKKDKLRGALVYYDGQHDDARMNISLAITAVRLGGSVMNYVEVLEILKTPDSEGKEVVSGAKVRDRMTGEEWNVKAKCVINATGPYTDRIRTMANPEVKKICQPSQGVHVVLPDYYSPTSMGLLDPATSDGRIIFFLPWQNVTIAGTTDEACEVTDFPSPTEKEIQFILNEIRHYLDPDVEIRRGDVLSAWCGIRPLVCDPNKADTQSIARNHIIEVTPDNLITIAGGKWTTYRHMAEETVDRAVEVCNLKPKTKCRTKGLLLDGAHGYTPTFFIRLVQDFGLENDVAQHLASTYGDKAFKVAKLASLTGKRWPVVGKRLHEEFPYIEAEVRYAVKEYACRAIDVLARRTRLTFCNVHAAEEALPRIVEIMAEELKWNKKKQKEEIDHAKTFLRREMGLDLGTGAKNVPINFTKDEINLYVNRFKTLDSDHKGYITVNDLRKYFKKIGERVSEDQLHDILNEVDLNKNAQVDLGEFLQLMFYVNIAVSLNDHWRNQSDDIGEYKKRHMLMSALKSGNVANSRFAQVTQMMQERDKISVERSGGGV; via the exons ATGGAGAAACTACGCATACTAGCAAGAAAAGTTGGCAAGACTGGTGTAATTTTGGCAGGAGGCGCTACAGCAACCTATGTGGTATACTCAGGCGTAAAGGCA TTACAGAATGCATTTGACACAGATGAGGGTAAACTTGCAGACGGTGTCCCGCAGAATTATGCTTGGGCACCATTACCTTCGCGAGCTCAGCTAATTGAGTCGCTCAAAACAGACGAGTTTGATGTGTTAGTGATAGGAGGCGGAGCTACAGGAACTGGTGTAGCTGTGGACGCGGTCAGCAGAG GTTTGAAGACAGCTATGGTGGAGAAGTATGATTTCGGCTCTGGGACCAGCAGCAGATCAACAAAGCTAATCCATGGAGGTGTTCGTTACCTGGAAAAGGCCGTCTTCAGTCTCTCATACCAACAg tATTGTATGGTTGAGGAAGCTTTAGCAGAGCGAGCTAACTTAATAAACATCGCCCCACATCTAGCGTATCCATTCCCAATCATGCTGCCATTATACAA ACGCTGGCAAATTCCCTATTTCTGGGCCGGGATAAAAGCTTACGACTGGGTGGCTGGGAAGCAGAAACTGAAATCCAGTTATTTTCTAGGAAGGAAGAAAGCGCTGGAGATATTTCCTATGTTAAAAAAAGACAAACTACGTGGAGCTTTAGTTTACTATGATG GTCAGCATGATGACGCCAGGATGAACATAAGTCTGGCTATCACTGCTGTCAGGCTCGGAGGCAGCGTGATGAATTATGTCGAGGTGCTAGAAATTCTAAAGACGCCGGACAGTGAGGGGAAGGAAGTGGTCAGTGGGGCTAAAGTACGGGACAGAATGACCG gTGAAGAATGGAATGTTAAAGCTAAGTGTGTAATCAACGCCACAGGACCCTACACAGACCGTATCCGTACGATGGCCAACCCAGAGGTGAAGAAGATCTGCCAGCCTAGCCAAGGTGTTCATGTTGTACTGCCAGACTATTATAG TCCTACCTCTATGGGTTTACTTGACCCTGCTACAAGCGATGGCAGAATCATTTTCTTCCTTCCCTGGCAAAACGTTACCATAGCAG GAACAACAGATGAAGCCTGTGAGGTGACAGATTTTCCATCTCCCACGGAAAAAGAGATACAGTTTATTCTCAATGAAATCCGCCATTACCTGGACCCTGATGTAGAAA TTCGGCGAGGCGACGTATTGTCAGCTTGGTGCGGTATTCGACCCCTAGTGTGTGATCCTAACAAGGCTGACACACAGTCTATAGCCAGGAACCACATCATAGAAGTCACTCCCGACAATCTCATCACTATAGCAG GAGGAAAGTGGACGACGTATCGCCACATGGCCGAAGAAACAGTAGACCGAGCTGTGGAAGTGTGCAATCTAAAGCCAAAAACAAAGTGTCGTACAAAGGGCTTACTACTCGACGGGGCACATGGCTACACACCCACCTTCTTTATCAGACTTGTCCAGGATTTCGGTCTCGAGAACGAT GTAGCCCAGCATCTAGCCAGTACTTACGGTGATAAAGCGTTCAAAGTGGCCAAACTGGCCTCTCTGACCGGCAAACGATGGCCAGTCGTTGGCAAACGTTTACACGAGGAATTCCCATACATTGAGGCTGAG GTACGGTACGCAGTGAAGGAGTACGCTTGCCGAGCCATCGACGTCCTCGCACGTCGTACTCGTCTTACCTTCTGTAATGTCCATGCGGCGGAGGAAGCCTTGCCAAGAATTGTTGAGATTATGGCAGAGGAATTGAAGTGGAACAAGAAAAAACAGAAG GAAGAAATAGACCACGCTAAGACCTTTCTAAGAAGAGAGATGGGTCTGGACCTGGGAACAGGGGCTAAGAATGTGCCTATTAACTTCACCAAGGATGAAATCAACCTATATGTGAACCGTTTCAAGACCTTGGACAGTGACCATAAAGGCTACATAACTGTCAACGACCTTCGTAAATACTTCAAG AAAATCGGAGAAAGAGTATCGGAGGACCAACTCCACGACATTCTCAATGAAGTAGACTTAAACAAAAATGCTCAAGTAGATCTCGGTGAATTTTTACAG TTGATGTTCTATGTAAATATAGCGGTGTCTCTTAACGATCATTGGAGAAATCAGTCAGATGATATAGGCGAATATAAGAAACGTCACATG
- the LOC138310920 gene encoding ly6/PLAUR domain-containing protein 2-like isoform X1 produces the protein MWNTTILMVLIATFFKVTMSIRCYTCDNEQSNTMCVGEHTMVECGTDMDTCQTIIDFSEATETMSIIKTCTKNSSCFLQRLEHDDIPCDTNNKRWMCINCCHSDGCNINKASDFRSVNDILSLTAASVSVSWLCILYGR, from the exons ATGTGGAATACTACAATCTTAATGGTGCTTATAGCAACGTTCTTCAAAG TGACGATGTCTATCCGCTGCTATACTTGTGATAATGAACAGTCCAACACGATGTGTGTCGGGGAACACACGATGGTAGAATGTGGCACCGACATGGACACTTGTCAGACAATCATTGATTTCTCAG AAGCCACGGAAACCATGTCCATCATTAAAACGTGTACAAAGAATTCCTCGTGCTTCCTCCAGAGATTGGAACACGACGATATCCCATGTGATACGAACAACAAACGCTGGATGTGCATCAATTGTTGTCATAGCGACGGCTGCAACATCAACAAAGCTTCAGATTTCCGGTCCGTGAACGATATTTTAAGTTTAACGGCCGCTTCTGTCAGCGTTTCGTGGCTTTGTATTTTATACGGGAGATGA